The following are from one region of the Ruficoccus sp. ZRK36 genome:
- a CDS encoding phenylpyruvate tautomerase MIF-related protein yields MPYLNIQTNLAVSEEARHLLLKRSSKLTAELLGKPESYMMVALKPDVPMSFAGTEDPVAYLELHALGLAADKTKILSKGLCQLVEDELGIPGERIYVKFASAQGAMWGWKGDTFG; encoded by the coding sequence ATGCCGTATCTTAATATCCAGACCAATCTCGCGGTGTCGGAGGAGGCCCGCCACCTCCTGCTCAAGCGCTCCTCCAAGCTGACCGCTGAGCTCCTCGGTAAGCCCGAGTCCTACATGATGGTCGCCCTCAAGCCCGACGTGCCCATGAGCTTCGCCGGGACGGAGGACCCCGTCGCCTACCTGGAGCTGCACGCTCTCGGGCTGGCCGCCGACAAAACCAAAATCCTCAGCAAGGGCCTATGCCAGCTGGTCGAGGACGAGCTGGGCATCCCCGGCGAGCGCATCTACGTAAAGTTCGCCAGCGCTCAGGGAGCCATGTGGGGCTGGAAGGGCGACACCTTCGGATAA
- a CDS encoding 6-carboxytetrahydropterin synthase yields MLTCRKTFSDIPFAHRQHCHDGHCALLHGHNWTIHVTFGCREPDANGFVVDFGKLKYLRAWIDKNLDHACVFNADDPLRERIVSGHPDAFKIYLVESCSCEGLAQHLHGVFDQLVREDSEGRAWVTAVTIDEDSKNSATYSA; encoded by the coding sequence GTGCTAACCTGCCGCAAGACCTTTAGCGACATTCCCTTTGCCCACCGCCAACACTGCCACGACGGGCATTGCGCGCTGCTGCACGGGCACAACTGGACCATCCACGTCACCTTTGGCTGCCGCGAGCCGGACGCCAACGGCTTCGTCGTGGACTTTGGCAAGCTCAAGTACCTGCGGGCCTGGATCGATAAAAACCTCGATCACGCCTGTGTCTTTAACGCCGATGATCCGCTGCGCGAGCGTATCGTCTCCGGCCACCCGGACGCGTTCAAGATCTACCTGGTCGAGAGCTGCTCATGCGAGGGGCTTGCCCAGCACCTGCACGGGGTCTTTGACCAGCTCGTGCGTGAAGACTCGGAGGGGCGCGCCTGGGTCACCGCCGTCACCATCGACGAAGACTCGAAGAACTCCGCCACCTACAGCGCGTGA
- the acs gene encoding acetate--CoA ligase has protein sequence MSDPLTSPEARLFHPSNEFAAAAHVGSLDAYHKLHQRSLDDPEGFWGEVAAELTWSKPWDRVLNADNAPFFKWFEGGRTNITVNCLDRHIEAGQGDKTAILWEGEPGDTRELTYAELLQEVCRFANVLKGLGVGKGDSVAIYLPMIPELAVAVLACARIGAVHSVIFAGFSAESVRDRVLDASSKCVITADGSWRRGKELLLKNIVDDGVEGCDCVEQVLVIQRHLAKEPFAHNWTKGRDHWFHEEVARVSDECPAEDMDAEDMLFLLYTSGSTGKPKGIMHTVGGYMVYTYLTTKLTFDLKPNDVYWCTADIGWITGHSYIVYGPMANAATQVMYEGAPNFPDEARFWDIVEKYHVSIFYTAPTAIRAFMKWGDAFPQKHDLSSLRLLGTVGEPINPEAWMWYHRVIGGERCPIVDTWWQTETGGHMITSLPGAVPAKPGSATLPFPGVDAAVIDESGEEVERGLLAIRKPWPGMLRGIWGDEERFVNTYWCKWGGKYYFPGDGAIRDEDGYIWVTGRVDDVVNVSGHRIGTAELESVCVAHPAVAESAVIGVPHEIKGQGLVAFVIIRTGAEGEESSWRTELMAMVDEKIGKFARPEKIVFSVDLPKTRSGKIMRRLLRDIAEDRPLGNVTTLADPSIVEQIKVKYQERA, from the coding sequence ATGAGTGATCCCCTTACCTCTCCTGAAGCCCGTCTCTTTCACCCTTCTAACGAATTCGCGGCCGCGGCCCATGTCGGCAGCCTCGATGCTTACCACAAGCTGCACCAGCGCAGTCTGGATGACCCGGAGGGCTTCTGGGGCGAAGTCGCCGCCGAGCTGACCTGGTCCAAGCCCTGGGACCGTGTCCTCAACGCCGACAACGCGCCTTTCTTCAAGTGGTTCGAGGGCGGGCGCACGAACATCACCGTCAACTGCCTCGACCGCCATATCGAGGCCGGGCAGGGGGACAAGACCGCCATCCTCTGGGAGGGCGAGCCGGGCGACACCCGCGAGCTGACCTATGCCGAGTTGTTGCAGGAGGTCTGCCGCTTTGCCAATGTCCTGAAGGGCCTCGGCGTGGGTAAGGGTGACTCCGTCGCCATTTACCTGCCGATGATTCCGGAGCTGGCCGTCGCCGTGCTGGCCTGCGCTCGCATCGGCGCGGTGCACTCAGTGATTTTTGCGGGATTCTCGGCTGAGTCGGTGCGCGACCGTGTGCTTGATGCGTCCTCGAAGTGCGTCATCACTGCCGACGGCTCGTGGCGTCGCGGTAAGGAGCTTTTACTCAAAAATATCGTGGACGATGGCGTGGAGGGCTGCGACTGCGTCGAGCAGGTGCTCGTCATCCAGCGCCATCTGGCTAAGGAGCCTTTTGCCCACAACTGGACCAAGGGGCGCGACCACTGGTTCCATGAGGAGGTAGCCCGCGTGTCGGACGAGTGCCCGGCCGAGGATATGGACGCCGAGGACATGCTCTTTCTGCTCTACACCAGCGGCTCCACCGGTAAGCCCAAGGGCATCATGCACACCGTCGGCGGCTACATGGTCTACACCTACCTGACCACAAAGCTGACCTTTGACCTTAAGCCTAACGACGTGTACTGGTGCACGGCGGACATCGGCTGGATCACCGGACACAGCTACATCGTTTACGGCCCGATGGCTAACGCCGCCACCCAGGTCATGTACGAGGGGGCTCCGAACTTCCCGGACGAGGCGCGCTTCTGGGACATTGTGGAGAAGTACCACGTCTCGATCTTCTACACCGCGCCCACCGCTATCCGCGCCTTTATGAAGTGGGGTGATGCCTTCCCGCAAAAGCACGACCTCTCCAGTCTGCGCTTGCTCGGCACGGTCGGGGAGCCGATCAACCCCGAGGCATGGATGTGGTACCACCGCGTGATCGGCGGCGAGCGTTGCCCGATTGTTGATACCTGGTGGCAGACTGAAACCGGCGGGCACATGATCACCTCGCTGCCGGGGGCAGTCCCGGCCAAGCCCGGCTCGGCCACGCTGCCGTTCCCGGGGGTGGATGCAGCCGTCATCGACGAGAGCGGTGAAGAGGTCGAGCGCGGCCTGCTCGCCATCCGTAAGCCCTGGCCGGGCATGCTGCGCGGCATCTGGGGCGACGAGGAGCGCTTCGTCAACACCTACTGGTGCAAGTGGGGCGGCAAGTACTATTTCCCCGGAGACGGGGCGATCCGCGACGAAGACGGCTACATCTGGGTCACCGGTCGCGTAGACGATGTGGTCAATGTCTCCGGTCACCGTATCGGTACGGCCGAGCTGGAGAGCGTATGTGTGGCGCACCCGGCGGTGGCCGAGAGCGCCGTCATTGGCGTGCCGCACGAGATCAAGGGTCAGGGGCTGGTCGCCTTTGTCATCATTCGCACCGGTGCTGAGGGCGAGGAGTCGTCCTGGCGCACGGAGCTGATGGCCATGGTCGATGAAAAAATCGGCAAGTTCGCCCGCCCCGAGAAGATCGTCTTCTCCGTGGACCTGCCGAAGACCCGCTCCGGTAAGATCATGCGCCGCCTGCTGCGAGACATCGCCGAGGACCGCCCGCTGGGTAACGTTACCACGCTGGCCGACCCGTCGATCGTCGAGCAGATCAAGGTCAAGTATCAGGAAAGAGCGTGA
- the queC gene encoding 7-cyano-7-deazaguanine synthase QueC, with protein sequence MKAIVVYSGGLDSTVLLYDLLKSGHEAAALSVNYGQRHRKELDCAAQVCASLGVEHRVADLSAVTGLLGGSSLTDPSIAVPEGHYAEDSMKQTVVPNRNMLLLSLATAWAISQKADCVAYAAHAGDHTIYPDCREEFTDALDRAVRLADWHEIFLHRPYVQLSKADIVCKGAELEVPFAQTWSCYQGEDKHCGRCGTCIERREAFHLAGVEDPTPYADTAPSLEELIANDWRLSC encoded by the coding sequence ATGAAAGCGATAGTTGTTTATTCCGGCGGTCTGGACTCGACCGTCCTCTTGTACGACCTGTTAAAAAGCGGCCACGAAGCGGCCGCGCTCTCGGTCAACTACGGCCAGCGCCACCGCAAGGAGCTGGACTGCGCCGCCCAGGTCTGCGCTTCGCTCGGGGTCGAGCACCGCGTGGCTGATCTGTCCGCCGTGACCGGCCTGCTCGGTGGCAGCAGCCTGACCGATCCGTCCATCGCTGTGCCGGAGGGCCACTACGCCGAGGACTCGATGAAGCAGACCGTCGTGCCGAACCGCAACATGCTGCTGCTCTCGCTGGCTACCGCCTGGGCCATCTCCCAAAAGGCTGACTGCGTCGCCTATGCCGCGCATGCCGGGGACCACACCATCTACCCGGACTGTCGCGAGGAGTTCACCGATGCGCTCGACCGGGCCGTCCGCCTGGCCGACTGGCATGAGATTTTCCTGCATCGGCCCTATGTCCAGCTCTCAAAGGCTGACATCGTGTGCAAGGGCGCCGAGCTGGAGGTACCCTTTGCGCAGACCTGGTCCTGCTATCAGGGCGAGGACAAGCACTGCGGACGCTGCGGTACGTGCATTGAGCGTCGCGAGGCGTTTCATCTGGCCGGGGTCGAGGATCCGACGCCCTACGCCGACACGGCCCCCTCTCTGGAAGAGCTCATCGCCAACGACTGGAGGCTGTCGTGCTAA
- a CDS encoding transporter substrate-binding domain-containing protein, whose product MILSAARLSWGRLWIGLFAILSIGLLSATAAESADADSPVAPDYAGAKTSATQKQVSGDGPLAPDFAKGVTPKTAAKLRVGVNPSGPPVIFLQGNKVSGIEADLATYLGKSIGREVEFVQLPFHQLIPALLDNKIDIIMSGMSFTEMRAIRVNFSQPYMKVGQMPLVHRSELGKYSNTLGLLNTKGRVGVEKGTTGDLFVQENFIYAERVPYSDVNDAAKDLAAGKIDMVIDDSPIVWWLASENEDSGLAPMVVSLTEEYLAWAVRKDDLELLEECNTFLTQFRSSGDLHKVIKKWLPYATDL is encoded by the coding sequence ATGATTTTATCCGCTGCGCGACTGTCGTGGGGCCGTCTTTGGATCGGTCTGTTTGCTATTCTCTCTATCGGCCTGCTCTCGGCCACTGCCGCCGAGTCTGCGGATGCTGATAGCCCGGTCGCTCCGGACTACGCTGGCGCCAAGACGTCCGCCACTCAAAAGCAGGTAAGTGGGGACGGCCCGCTCGCCCCGGATTTCGCGAAAGGCGTCACTCCGAAGACCGCCGCCAAGCTGCGGGTAGGGGTTAACCCGAGCGGCCCGCCCGTCATCTTTTTACAGGGGAACAAAGTCTCCGGTATCGAGGCTGATCTGGCCACCTACCTCGGCAAGTCCATCGGGCGCGAGGTGGAGTTTGTGCAGCTGCCTTTCCATCAGTTGATCCCGGCCCTGCTCGATAACAAGATCGACATCATCATGTCGGGTATGTCCTTCACCGAGATGCGCGCCATCCGGGTGAACTTTTCCCAACCGTACATGAAGGTCGGGCAGATGCCGCTGGTGCACCGCAGTGAGCTGGGTAAGTACAGCAACACGCTGGGCCTGCTCAATACCAAGGGCCGCGTCGGTGTCGAAAAGGGCACGACCGGGGATCTTTTCGTACAGGAGAACTTTATCTACGCCGAGCGCGTGCCGTACAGCGATGTCAATGACGCCGCCAAGGATCTGGCCGCCGGTAAGATCGACATGGTGATCGATGACTCACCGATCGTCTGGTGGCTGGCCTCCGAAAATGAGGACAGTGGCCTGGCGCCGATGGTCGTTTCACTTACTGAGGAGTATCTCGCCTGGGCTGTCCGCAAGGACGACCTCGAGCTGCTCGAAGAGTGCAATACCTTCCTGACGCAGTTCCGCAGCTCGGGTGATCTCCACAAGGTGATCAAGAAGTGGCTGCCCTACGCCACGGATTTGTAA
- a CDS encoding polyprenyl synthetase family protein, whose protein sequence is MLTAQNKSQPRPPAFDDIVKPVVPHMQALDRFLDTQVERFETDIRDLVRYSLQNQGKRLRPLLVFFGGWREDVVSPELVRAAAVVELVHLATLIHDDILDDATLRHNSDTVSARYGSTAAVLLGDALFSQALVLAAEFPTVDVCRAVSLSTRRVCAGEIRQTFERGNADFSLEEYFRVIDLKTAELFSVSSHLGASLAGYEPEFAEAAGKFSRHLGVAYQIFDDLADYLGDEEKIGKTLGTDLASGKFTLPVLVLLQRLPRGEQKLFLQRVRRGELEASQLVELMKDYAVIAEVSSSFEQELNKAEAVLEPFAELEPVPRLRALSQFVLSQFQRLAVGS, encoded by the coding sequence ATGCTGACCGCACAAAATAAAAGCCAGCCGCGCCCTCCGGCCTTTGACGACATCGTAAAGCCGGTGGTCCCGCATATGCAGGCACTGGACAGATTTCTTGACACGCAGGTTGAGCGTTTCGAGACGGATATCCGCGATCTGGTGCGCTACAGCCTCCAGAACCAGGGGAAGCGTCTGCGCCCGCTGCTGGTCTTCTTCGGAGGCTGGCGTGAGGATGTGGTCAGCCCTGAGCTGGTACGTGCCGCCGCCGTTGTCGAGCTGGTCCACCTGGCCACGCTGATCCACGACGATATCCTCGATGATGCCACGCTGCGCCACAACTCGGACACCGTGAGCGCGCGCTATGGCTCCACCGCCGCCGTCTTGCTGGGGGATGCACTCTTTTCTCAGGCGCTGGTGCTCGCCGCCGAGTTCCCGACGGTCGATGTGTGCCGGGCGGTTTCGCTCTCCACTCGCCGCGTGTGCGCCGGGGAGATTCGCCAGACCTTTGAGCGCGGTAATGCCGACTTTTCGCTGGAGGAGTACTTCCGGGTCATCGACCTGAAGACCGCCGAGCTGTTCTCGGTCTCCTCGCACCTGGGCGCTTCGCTGGCCGGCTACGAGCCGGAGTTCGCCGAGGCTGCCGGTAAGTTCAGTCGCCACCTGGGTGTGGCCTACCAGATTTTTGACGATTTGGCCGACTACCTCGGAGACGAGGAAAAGATCGGCAAGACCCTCGGCACCGACTTGGCCAGTGGTAAATTTACCCTGCCGGTGCTGGTTCTGCTTCAGCGTTTGCCCCGTGGCGAGCAGAAGCTCTTCCTGCAGCGCGTGCGCCGTGGGGAGCTGGAAGCTTCGCAGCTGGTCGAGCTGATGAAGGACTACGCCGTCATCGCCGAGGTGAGCTCCAGCTTTGAGCAGGAGCTGAACAAGGCCGAGGCCGTTCTGGAGCCCTTTGCCGAGCTGGAGCCGGTCCCGCGTCTGCGCGCGCTCAGCCAGTTCGTGCTCAGCCAGTTCCAGCGTCTGGCCGTCGGCTCCTAG
- a CDS encoding 6-carboxytetrahydropterin synthase produces the protein MPPLTTLELAKEHFKFSAGHFTIFSAEVRENLHGHNWNVGVEITAEVGDNGLAFDYAIAKRQAEAYCDELNERFLLPGESPFLKIEETESGLTAVYGEERLPFLKRDVCVLPLRNVTVEELSAWFLKRFMEDLASQPELLIHAITVRVYSGPGQCATARWKR, from the coding sequence ATGCCGCCGCTGACGACCCTGGAACTGGCCAAGGAGCACTTCAAGTTCTCCGCCGGACACTTTACGATTTTTTCAGCCGAGGTGCGGGAGAACCTGCACGGGCACAACTGGAATGTCGGGGTCGAGATCACCGCAGAGGTCGGTGACAACGGACTGGCCTTTGACTACGCCATCGCCAAGCGCCAGGCCGAGGCATACTGCGATGAGCTTAACGAGCGCTTTCTGCTCCCCGGCGAATCTCCCTTCCTCAAAATCGAGGAGACCGAGAGCGGGCTGACGGCGGTTTACGGCGAGGAGCGGCTGCCCTTTCTCAAGCGCGATGTCTGCGTGCTGCCGCTGCGCAACGTCACCGTCGAGGAGCTTTCGGCTTGGTTCCTGAAGCGCTTCATGGAGGACCTCGCCTCGCAGCCCGAGCTGCTCATCCACGCCATCACGGTACGGGTGTACTCCGGCCCCGGCCAGTGCGCGACCGCCCGGTGGAAGCGCTAG
- a CDS encoding thioredoxin domain-containing protein, whose protein sequence is MAQNDLSRNRLAEEASLYLRQHAENPVHWQPWGPEAFEEAKRRNVPVIVSIGYSSCHWCHVMERESFEDPYIAGLMNQFFVCIKVDREERPDVDQVYMEAVQMINQHGGWPLNAFCLPDGRPFFGGTYFPPEDRGQGIVPWPQLIMRIADYFKKNRAELEENADNIAKNLVAANVPMGADGSPLPNEALITAAEAICGQHDDEWGGFGDAPKFPPSMTLDFLLAIRATKAADSNPQLSMRLNDVIRKSLAGMARGGIFDQIGGGFCRYSTDKFWMIPHFEKMLSDNGLLLSLFSKGWQRYRQPLYADVVAETIGWLEREMSAPGGTFYASLDADADGVEGKTYVWTPEEIESILGPEEAKEFNDAYLITQKGNFGSSGASNPCFAGGGTELRARLAPAREKLLAERQKRPAPTRDPKVLLSWNALAIRGMATAAVTFGKKEWFARARQAADFLWENLRTDDGRLYAVYYPESGPRVTATLDDYAYTMEALLALGAWSDWHEPGTAQAYLDRAVTLMETVFTHFRDAAQVGFYTIADDAEELVARKKMWFDNATPSGNSSLLHSLSALHTLTGEEKYAKEMNELRQAYPGLTERAPAAVAHALSAYTQQAAGLATIKVKGTTDLEPLRAALVEYPWRQVYVSLSDDPAQPDGYQLCVGTTCSAPTTDPTEVANYL, encoded by the coding sequence ATGGCTCAAAACGACCTTTCCCGCAATCGCCTCGCCGAGGAGGCCAGCCTGTACCTGCGCCAGCACGCCGAGAACCCCGTGCACTGGCAGCCCTGGGGCCCGGAAGCCTTTGAGGAGGCCAAGCGCCGCAACGTGCCTGTCATCGTCTCGATCGGGTACAGCTCCTGCCATTGGTGCCACGTGATGGAGCGGGAGAGCTTCGAGGACCCGTACATCGCGGGCCTGATGAACCAGTTTTTCGTCTGCATCAAGGTGGACCGCGAGGAGCGCCCGGACGTGGACCAGGTCTACATGGAGGCCGTCCAGATGATCAACCAGCACGGCGGCTGGCCCCTGAACGCCTTTTGCCTGCCGGACGGGCGGCCCTTCTTCGGGGGCACGTACTTCCCGCCCGAGGACCGCGGCCAGGGCATCGTCCCGTGGCCCCAGCTCATCATGCGCATCGCCGACTATTTTAAGAAGAACCGCGCCGAGCTGGAGGAAAACGCCGACAACATCGCCAAGAACCTCGTCGCCGCCAACGTCCCCATGGGCGCGGACGGCTCTCCCCTGCCCAACGAGGCCCTGATCACCGCCGCCGAGGCCATCTGCGGCCAGCACGACGATGAGTGGGGCGGCTTTGGCGATGCCCCGAAGTTCCCCCCGTCCATGACGCTTGACTTCCTGCTGGCCATCCGCGCCACCAAGGCTGCCGACTCCAACCCGCAGCTGTCGATGCGCCTCAACGACGTCATCCGTAAGTCCTTAGCCGGGATGGCGCGGGGCGGCATCTTTGACCAGATCGGGGGCGGGTTCTGCCGCTACAGCACGGACAAGTTCTGGATGATCCCGCACTTTGAGAAAATGCTCTCCGACAACGGCCTGCTGCTCTCGCTCTTCTCCAAGGGCTGGCAGCGCTACCGGCAGCCGCTCTACGCCGATGTCGTGGCCGAGACCATCGGCTGGCTTGAGCGCGAGATGAGCGCCCCCGGCGGCACCTTTTACGCCTCGCTCGATGCCGACGCCGACGGCGTCGAGGGCAAGACCTACGTGTGGACTCCCGAGGAGATCGAGTCCATCCTCGGCCCAGAGGAGGCCAAGGAGTTTAACGACGCCTACCTCATCACCCAGAAGGGTAACTTCGGCAGCTCCGGCGCTTCGAACCCGTGCTTTGCCGGAGGTGGCACTGAGCTGCGCGCCCGTCTCGCCCCGGCCCGTGAGAAGCTTCTCGCCGAGCGCCAGAAGCGCCCCGCCCCCACCCGCGACCCCAAAGTCCTCCTCTCCTGGAACGCCCTCGCCATCCGTGGCATGGCCACCGCCGCCGTCACTTTTGGCAAAAAGGAGTGGTTCGCCCGTGCCCGTCAGGCTGCCGACTTCCTCTGGGAAAACCTGCGCACCGACGATGGCCGCCTCTACGCGGTTTACTACCCGGAGTCCGGCCCGCGCGTCACCGCCACCCTCGACGACTACGCCTACACTATGGAAGCGCTGCTCGCCCTCGGCGCGTGGTCAGACTGGCACGAGCCCGGCACCGCACAGGCTTACCTCGACCGCGCCGTCACACTCATGGAGACGGTCTTCACGCACTTCCGGGATGCCGCGCAGGTGGGCTTCTACACCATCGCCGACGACGCCGAGGAGCTTGTCGCCCGCAAAAAGATGTGGTTCGACAACGCCACGCCGTCGGGCAACTCCAGCCTTTTACACAGCCTCAGTGCCCTGCACACGCTCACCGGTGAGGAGAAGTACGCCAAGGAGATGAACGAGCTGCGCCAGGCCTATCCCGGCCTGACCGAGCGCGCCCCGGCCGCCGTCGCCCACGCCCTCTCCGCCTACACTCAGCAGGCTGCCGGACTGGCCACGATCAAGGTCAAGGGTACGACTGATCTGGAGCCGCTGCGCGCCGCTCTGGTCGAGTATCCGTGGCGACAGGTCTACGTCAGCCTGAGCGACGATCCGGCCCAGCCCGACGGCTACCAGCTGTGCGTCGGCACCACCTGCTCCGCCCCCACCACCGACCCAACCGAAGTCGCTAACTACCTCTAG
- a CDS encoding glycosyltransferase, whose product MILLLILSCLSLVIWLVLTFGKGQFWRVELPVDPIETPPSWPDVVAVVPARDEEDGVGQCVTGLLLQDYPGKLRVIVVNDHSQDKTVAETRQAAKALKASDRLQVIDAEDLPAGWAGKVWAMHQGITHGIAADEQPGFVWLTDADIFHGPHVLRKLVAQAEHEQLALNSRMVMLRALTGWEKFLIPAFVHFFRLLYPFPRVNNPTDRLSGGAGGCMLVRREHLAKIGGMEAIRGAIIDDCSLASRLKRTGPIRLELTQDSHSLRGYDGLDGILKMIRRTAYTQLNHSPAVLVGCLLGMALVFLVPVLGTLLIPGVWRLIPLAAWALMSATYIPMLRFYQGNLLQAPLLPLVSVFYLKATIDSARAHHAGRGSEWKGRVGSPADSATD is encoded by the coding sequence GTGATCCTTTTACTCATCCTCAGTTGCCTTTCCCTCGTCATCTGGCTCGTCTTGACCTTCGGTAAAGGGCAGTTCTGGCGCGTCGAGTTGCCGGTCGATCCCATCGAAACACCCCCAAGCTGGCCCGATGTGGTCGCGGTCGTCCCGGCCCGGGACGAGGAGGACGGCGTCGGCCAGTGCGTGACCGGCCTGCTCCTGCAGGACTACCCCGGTAAGCTGCGCGTGATCGTCGTCAATGACCACAGCCAGGACAAGACCGTGGCCGAGACCCGGCAGGCCGCCAAAGCCCTCAAGGCCAGTGACCGCCTACAGGTGATCGACGCCGAGGACCTCCCGGCGGGTTGGGCGGGAAAGGTCTGGGCCATGCATCAGGGCATCACCCATGGCATTGCCGCTGACGAGCAACCGGGCTTTGTCTGGCTGACCGACGCGGATATCTTTCACGGGCCGCATGTGCTGCGTAAACTCGTTGCCCAGGCCGAGCATGAGCAACTCGCCCTCAACTCGCGCATGGTCATGCTGCGGGCTCTGACCGGTTGGGAGAAGTTCCTCATCCCGGCCTTTGTGCACTTTTTCCGGCTGCTGTATCCGTTCCCGCGCGTCAACAACCCCACCGACCGCCTCTCCGGCGGAGCTGGAGGATGCATGCTGGTGCGGCGCGAGCATTTAGCCAAAATCGGTGGCATGGAGGCTATTCGCGGGGCGATCATCGACGACTGCTCGCTGGCCTCCCGGCTCAAGCGCACCGGCCCCATCCGCCTGGAGCTGACTCAGGACTCGCACAGCCTGCGCGGCTACGATGGGCTGGACGGTATTTTAAAAATGATCCGTCGCACCGCCTACACCCAGCTCAACCACTCGCCCGCCGTGCTCGTCGGCTGCCTGCTGGGCATGGCGCTGGTCTTCCTCGTGCCGGTCCTGGGCACCCTCCTGATCCCGGGCGTGTGGCGGCTGATCCCGCTGGCTGCCTGGGCCCTGATGAGCGCCACCTACATCCCGATGCTACGCTTTTACCAAGGCAACCTCCTGCAGGCTCCCCTGCTGCCGCTCGTCTCGGTTTTTTACCTCAAGGCCACGATCGACTCCGCCCGCGCCCACCATGCCGGACGCGGCAGCGAGTGGAAAGGCCGGGTGGGCAGCCCAGCCGATAGCGCCACAGACTAA
- a CDS encoding CPBP family intramembrane glutamic endopeptidase, protein MQTSSTDASATPIFLSLAQSETPATAAPDAAEPVTTATTQAPEELPAEDNKSDMQSDPLMIVILFAASIYLFKLWLDDFKANKRGEPNPKAFPGATACSALCVIVAVVGALILLAVETFGEIALGVSAEQSDITWLALLSICAAAFFEELIFRGYLVVTKKGTAALVGSIFIFSFLFAALHPFVWDLEMPEGVPGWQFWQGSLSFDFGVKGWFSTALVFANSLWFYTVRFYGLNKTRSLIPCMAAHLASNVGVFVIKLVQGHVVGLY, encoded by the coding sequence ATGCAAACGTCCTCCACCGACGCCTCTGCCACGCCGATTTTTCTCTCGCTGGCCCAGTCAGAAACCCCTGCTACCGCTGCCCCCGATGCGGCCGAGCCCGTCACCACGGCCACCACACAGGCCCCCGAGGAGCTGCCCGCCGAGGACAACAAGAGCGATATGCAGAGCGATCCGCTCATGATCGTGATCCTTTTCGCGGCCAGTATCTATCTGTTCAAGCTGTGGCTGGACGACTTTAAGGCCAACAAGCGCGGCGAGCCCAACCCAAAGGCCTTCCCGGGGGCCACCGCCTGCTCCGCCCTGTGCGTGATCGTGGCTGTCGTCGGGGCGCTCATCCTGCTGGCGGTCGAAACCTTCGGGGAAATCGCCCTGGGGGTCTCCGCCGAGCAGAGCGACATCACCTGGCTGGCCCTCCTCTCGATCTGTGCCGCCGCCTTTTTCGAGGAGCTGATCTTCCGCGGCTACCTCGTGGTCACGAAAAAAGGTACCGCCGCCCTCGTGGGCAGCATTTTTATCTTTTCGTTCCTCTTTGCCGCGCTGCACCCCTTTGTCTGGGACCTGGAGATGCCCGAGGGCGTCCCCGGCTGGCAGTTCTGGCAGGGCTCGCTGAGCTTCGACTTCGGGGTCAAAGGCTGGTTCAGCACCGCACTGGTTTTCGCCAACTCCCTGTGGTTCTACACCGTGCGCTTCTACGGCCTGAACAAGACCCGCTCGCTCATCCCCTGCATGGCCGCCCACCTCGCCAGCAACGTCGGCGTGTTTGTCATAAAGCTTGTCCAGGGCCACGTGGTGGGGTTGTATTAG